One Brassica napus cultivar Da-Ae chromosome C4, Da-Ae, whole genome shotgun sequence genomic region harbors:
- the LOC106393766 gene encoding uncharacterized protein LOC106393766, with protein MDHIEAFERICNFSRSNGVPPDYVKCKLFPFSLEGKASRWLQSLPTGSLTSWDQVRSAFLSHFYTKSKTAALRHMMSNFKQKSDEPFHEAWERYKEYQRESARTMVSYEFRNTLDSSSNGYFMNQTTPGAFELIENMASSSLNKKKEHDRSKSVKSIDDLAAKVDQLLKGHQSQVFIMEEAAPEKSAGWQLKNYHPNPNVRNNPQLFWPKQDKPADPAQSNQGQYARYQKNYQPRTYVLSQPKNNPPQMQKHQNTQPATSAHVVVPQDETKAMLQQLFQGQQLQGKALNQVTTEINTRMNHMFSDLSTKYDNVASHMRQMDIQIAQTAESVKRQQGTLPGKTDKNPKECNAVELRSGKQLSEPVKKRFTAAEKGKQKE; from the exons ATGGACCACATCGAAGCCTTTGAGAGAATCTGCAATTTCTCTCGCTCTAACGGAGTGCCACCAGACTATGTCAAATGCAAGttgttcccattctctcttgaagGGAAAGCTTCTCGCTGGCTCCAATCTCTGCCAACCGGCTCTCTTACCTCATGGGAccaggtccgatcagcgttcctgAGCCACTTCTACACGAAGTCTAAAACCGCGGCTCTACGGCACATGATGTCCAATTTCAAGCAGAAGTCTGATGAACCTTTTCATGAAGCTTGGGAGAGGTACAAGGAGTACCAGAGAGAGAGTGCCCGCACCATGG TGAGCTATGAGTTTCGAAACACCCTTGATTCTTCGAGTAATGGATATTTCATGAATCAAACAACACCTGGTGCGTTcgagctgattgagaacatggcttcAAGTTCACTAAACAAGAAAAAGGAGCATGACCGCTCGAAGAGTGTGAAAAGCATAGATGATCTCGCTGCAAAGGTGGACCAACTGCTTAAGGGACACCAAAGCCAAGTGTTCATAATGGAAGAAGCAGCTCCTGAGAAGAGTGCCG GATGGCAGCTCAAAAACTATCACCCAAACCCCAACGTGAGGAACAACCCACAGCTTTTCTGGCCTAAGCAAGACAAACCAGCTGATCCTGCACAGAGTAACCAAGGTCAGTATGCCAGGTATCAAAAGAACTACCAACCCCGGACCTATGTTCTAAGCCAACCAAAGAACAATCCACCTCAGATGCAGAAACACCAGAACACTCAGCCAGCTACCTCCGCTCATGTTGTTGTTCCGCAAGATGAGACAAAAGCTATGTTGCAGCAGCTGTTCCAAGGACAACAGCTCCAAGGGAAGGCTCTAAACCAGGTTACTACCGAGATCAATACCAGAATGAACCATATGTTCAGCGATTTGAGCACCAAGTACGACAATGTCGCGAGCCATATGAGACAGATGGACATTCAGATTGCTCAGACTGCTGAGAGCGTCAAGAGGCAACAAGGTACTCTACCTGGAAAAACCGACAAAAACCCTAAGGAGTGCAATGCAGTTGAGTTGAGAAGTGGAAAGCAACTGTCGGAACCGGTAAAGAAGAGGTTCACTGCGGCTGAGAAGGGGAAGCAGAAAGAGTAG